From the genome of Eublepharis macularius isolate TG4126 chromosome 12, MPM_Emac_v1.0, whole genome shotgun sequence, one region includes:
- the SSTR5 gene encoding somatostatin receptor type 5 has translation MDPLYFPSALAREASSPDANVSFPANTSNNTLLRFPFSPEIHSVLIPVIYLLVCTIGLGGNTLVIYVVLRYTKMKTVTNIYILNLAIADVLFMLGLPFLATQNAISYWPFGTFLCRLVTAVDGINQFTSIFCLTVMSLDRYMAIVHPIKSTKWRRPRVAKLISVAVWTLSFLVVLPMIIFADVQEDFHTCNMTWPEPIDLWSAVFIIYTSVLGFFGPLLVICLCYLLIIVKVKSSGIRVGSTRRRRSERKVTKMVVIIVLVFVFCWLPFYIVNIVNLIFILPEEPVLVGVFCFVVILSYANSCANPILYGFLSDNFKQSFQKVFCLRKGNGVEDGDPTEHRHEKSSRLQEVMLLERSIDSNGHMQTSKV, from the coding sequence ATGGATCCTTTGTATTTTCCCTCTGCTCTGGCCCGGGAGGCTAGTTCTCCAGATGCAAATGTCTCCTTTCCAGCAAACACGAGTAACAACACCCTTCTACGATTCCCCTTTTCCCCTGAAATCCACTCTGTCCTCATTCCTGTCATTTACCTCCTGGTTTGCACCATCGGGCTGGGTGGAAACACCTTGGTCATTTATGTGGTCTTGCGTTATACCAAGATGAAAACAGTCACCAACATTTACATCTTGAACCTGGCTATTGCCGACGTGCTCTTCATGCTTGGgctgcccttcctggctacccAGAATGCCATCTCCTACTGGCCCTTTGGGACCTTCTTGTGTCGCCTGGTTACAGCTGTCGATGGCATCAACCAGTTCACCAGCATTTTCTGCCTGACTGTCATGAGCCTGGACCGCTACATGGCCATCGTCCACCCCATCAAGTCCACCAAGTGGCGCCGGCCGAGGGTCGCCAAGTTGATCAGCGTGGCTGTCTGGACTCTCTCCTTTCTAGTGGTGCTCCCAATGATCATTTTTGCTGATGTCCAGGAAGATTTCCACACCTGCAACATGACCTGGCCAGAGCCAATTGATCTCTGGTCTGCTGTCTTCATAATTTACACCTCAGTGCTGGGCTTTTTTGGGCCCCTGCTGGTCATCTGCCTGTGCTACTTGCTGATCATCGTCAAAGTCAAGTCCTCCGGGATCCGAGTCGGCTCCACACGGCGCCGGCGGTCGGAGAGAAAAGTGACCAAGATGGTGGTTATCATTGTCCTCGTCTTTGTCTTCTGCTGGCTCCCCTTCTACATTGTGAACATTGTCAATCTGATATTTATTCTGCCCGAGGAACCCGTCTTGGTGGGCGTTTTCTGCTTTGTGGTAATTCTCTCATATGCCAACAGCTGTGCCAACCCCATACTGTATGGGTTTCTTTCAGACAACTTCAAGCAGAGCTTTCAGAAGGTCTTCTGCCTTCGTAAAGGTAACGGTGTGGAAGATGGTGACCCAACGGAGCACCGGCATGAAAAAAGCAGCCGtctgcaggaagtgatgttgctagAGAGAAGCATCGACTCCAATGGGCACATGCAGACCAGCAAGGTATAG